The Styela clava chromosome 13, kaStyClav1.hap1.2, whole genome shotgun sequence genome has a window encoding:
- the LOC120332168 gene encoding polypeptide N-acetylgalactosaminyltransferase 4-like translates to MKTFSWKLPRRAKLLLFVVVAVIIYILYLGTKTNSMRRLGDDSSSSEIIIDSVYKDMQKPVLGRPKNDPKTLGQGGHAVRLMEPGEREKQEESIQIYAVNQYVSEKISLHRKIKDTRHEQCISRPPFDYRNMPTTSVVIAFYNEGWTTLIRTIFSVLHSSPAGLLREVILVDDYSDKPYLKEQLEKYLKDIERVRLIRTVKREGLVRARLLGASHATGDVLTFLDCHCECMDGWLEPLLERIMQEESAVVVPVIDTIDYDTFQYYYGGHEPQIGGFDWRLTFQWHSIPYAERKRRKGPVDPIRSPTMAGGLFAVSKAYFSHIGTYDTGMEIWGGENLELSFRVWMCGGVLETIPCSHVGHVFPKQAPYPRPKFLPNTLRAAEVWMDEYKKHFYIRNPPAKYEKYGDISERISLREHLDCKSFKWYLENIYPDLHVPEDKPGSYGSLHNRGFNTYCLDYAPPPSNPTGGKVAMYGCHGQGGNQFFEYTSRHEIRFNSEKEMCMSAMKSEDGVTMLDCVEDHREVPELQIWIQDGELFRNPATNKCVEGEVKGQNALTFIRDCDENSKAQQWFWME, encoded by the coding sequence ATGAAAACCTTTTCATGGAAATTACCCCGAAGAGCCAAGTTACTGTTGTTTGTTGTAGTTGCTGTGATAATTTACATTCTTTATCTTGGAACCAAAACTAATTCAATGAGGAGACTAGGAGATGACTCTTCTAGTTCCGAGATAATCATTGATAGTGTGTACAAAGACATGCAAAAACCTGTCTTGGGAAGACCAAAAAACGACCCAAAAACTTTAGGACAAGGAGGTCATGCTGTAAGACTGATGGAACCTGGTGAAAGGGAAAAACAAGAGGAAAGCATTCAGATATATGCTGTTAATCAGTATGTGAGTGAAAAAATATCCCTCCATCGTAAAATCAAGGATACTCGACATGAACAATGTATATCTCGTCCTCCTTTTGATTATCGGAATATGCCAACAACTTCTGTAGTTATTGCTTTTTATAATGAAGGATGGACAACACTAATTCGTACAATATTCAGTGTACTTCACTCTTCACCTGCTGGTTTGTTGAGGGAAGTAATTCTGGTGGATGACTATAGTGACAAACCGTATCTCAAAGAACAATTAGAAAAGTATTTAAAAGATATTGAAAGAGTTCGCTTGATACGAACTGTGAAGCGTGAAGGACTAGTGCGAGCTCGTTTGCTTGGTGCTTCACATGCTACAGGGGATGTTCTAACATTCTTGGATTGCCATTGCGAATGCATGGATGGTTGGCTTGAACCTTTACTTGAACGAATAATGCAAGAAGAATCGGCAGTTGTTGTTCCAGTTATCGACACTATTGATTATGATACATTCCAATATTACTATGGTGGTCATGAACCTCAAATTGGTGGGTTTGATTGGAGATTAACTTTTCAATGGCATTCTATTCCATATGCAGAACGAAAACGTAGGAAAGGACCTGTTGATCCGATTCGATCTCCAACTATGGCTGGTGGACTCTTTGCTGTCAGTAAAGCCTATTTTTCGCACATTGGTACTTACGACACTGGCATGGAAATATGGGGTGGTGAAAACCTTGAATTGTCTTTCAGGGTATGGATGTGTGGCGGAGTGCTAGAAACAATTCCATGTTCTCATGTAGGACATGTTTTTCCGAAACAAGCACCTTATCCACGACCCAAGTTTTTGCCCAACACACTTCGTGCAGCAGAAGTTTGGATGGATGAatacaaaaaacatttttacattAGAAATCCCCCCgccaaatatgaaaaatatgggGACATAAGTGAAAGGATAAGTTTGCGTGAACACCTCGATTGTAAATCTTTCAAGTGGTATCTAGAAAATATATATCCAGATTTACATGTCCCTGAAGACAAGCCAGGAAGTTATGGGTCTCTTCATAACAGAGGGTTCAATACATATTGTTTGGATTATGCCCCACCTCCGTCAAATCCTACAGGTGGAAAAGTAGCAATGTATGGCTGTCATGGACAAGGGGGGAATCAATTTTTCGAATATACATCCAGACACGAAATACGGTTTAATTCTGAAAAAGAAATGTGCATGAGTGCAATGAAATCGGAGGATGGTGTAACTATGCTTGATTGTGTAGAAGATCACAGAGAAGTACCAGAATTACAAATATGGATTCAAGATGGTGAATTATTCAGGAATCCTGCAACTAATAAATGCGTAGAGGGCGAAGTTAAAGGACAAAATGCATTAACTTTCATCAGAGATTGTGATGAAAACAGTAAAGCTCAACAGTGGTTTTGGATGgagtga
- the LOC120332169 gene encoding pseudouridine-5'-phosphatase-like, with translation MSLEYKPVTHIIFDMDGVLLNTEDLYTEVYQRLCAKYGKVYDWSIKLPIMGKKPHVAAAYVIETLGLPITVDEWLGLLKAEMPKVFPSAKLLPGVEKLVKHFKHHNIPIAICTGSGTDGFSLKSTNHKDFFSLFEHITLCGDDPDVKYGKPHPDAYIVSNSRFQPTPPSPDKVLVIEDAPNGVKAAVAAGMQVVMVPDPNIPEEYHEGATLVLNSLCDLDLGIFGLPSLPDSI, from the exons ATGTCATTAGAATATAAACCTGTGACacatattatatttgatatgGATGGAGTGTTGCTAA atacaGAAGATTTATACACGGAAGTCTATCAAAGACTTTGTGCCAAATATGGAAAGGTATATGACTGGTCTATCAAGCTTCCTATAATGGGAAAGAAGCCACATGTGGCTGCAGCATATGTCATTGAAACACTGGGACTTCCTATAACAGTAGATGAATGGCTTGGTTTATTGAAAGCTGAAATGCCAAAGGTATTTCCAAGTGCAAAGCTATTACCAG GGGTTGAAAAGCTGGTGAAACATTTTAAACACCATAATATTCCAATTGCCATATGCACag GATCTGGGACTGATGGTTTCTCACTAAAATCAACCAATCATAAAGATTTCTTTTCATTATTTGAACATATAACACTTTGTGGTGATGACCCGGATGTTAAGTATGGAAAACCTCATCCCGATGCCTACATTGTTAGTAACAGCAGATTTCAACCCACCCCACCAAGTCCAGATAAG GTCCTGGTAATTGAAGATGCTCCCAATGGTGTAAAAGCAGCAGTAGCCGCAGGTATGCAAGTTGTTATGGTTCCTGATCCCAACATTCCAGAAGAATATCACGAGGGAGCAACATTGGTGCTAAATTCTCTTTGTGATTTAGATCTGGGCATTTTTGGGCTTCCTTCCTTACCAGATTCTATTTGA